A genome region from Alkalimarinus coralli includes the following:
- a CDS encoding HlyD family type I secretion periplasmic adaptor subunit, with amino-acid sequence MAELANISTASAPKPSRWSLFNKEATVSDKEMLEFLPAAIEVEQTPASAAGRAIIWAIVILFTLASLWAFFGKVDIVAVASGKIIPSEHIKQIQPLDAGKIEQIHVREGQYIKQGEPLITLESIQTEADVQRLSHELNEQQATVKRLQAFEQWLANHDKPNDQKPDPLTPSQQNLLNQQRAELTARLNALKSEQARQSAEQEMTQAEVTKKQRILPVLQERVDALDTLRKKEYGSKLQYLELRQELIEEEQDLLVQQARYKQLEASIQSTQNQIDTLISEQRKNNLTQLQETQLQIAGLQQELIKATERNQQQKITAPISGQVQQLAVHTIGGVVTPAQPLMVIVPEQSEMEAEVLILNKDIGFVHEGQKAEVKIDTFNFTKYGLIDAEIMTISDDAIQDENLGLVYSARIKLHQDGLQVEDRWVKLTPGMSAVSEIKTGKRRLIEYFLSPLLRYKQESVRER; translated from the coding sequence ATGGCTGAACTTGCCAATATCTCAACGGCCAGCGCGCCCAAACCTTCCCGCTGGTCCCTGTTTAACAAAGAGGCCACAGTCTCAGATAAAGAGATGCTGGAATTTCTCCCCGCCGCTATCGAAGTCGAACAAACCCCCGCGTCAGCCGCAGGTCGAGCCATTATCTGGGCGATTGTGATCTTATTTACCCTTGCTTCGTTGTGGGCCTTCTTTGGTAAAGTGGATATCGTCGCGGTTGCCAGTGGCAAGATCATCCCCAGTGAACATATCAAACAGATACAACCGCTGGATGCCGGCAAAATAGAACAGATCCATGTGCGGGAAGGGCAGTACATAAAGCAGGGTGAGCCACTTATTACCCTGGAATCAATTCAAACAGAAGCCGACGTACAGCGTTTGAGCCATGAACTGAACGAACAACAAGCCACCGTAAAACGCCTGCAAGCGTTTGAGCAGTGGTTAGCCAACCACGACAAACCCAATGATCAGAAGCCAGATCCATTAACCCCATCCCAACAAAACCTACTGAATCAACAACGCGCCGAGCTCACCGCCCGGCTCAACGCACTAAAAAGTGAACAAGCAAGACAGAGCGCGGAGCAAGAGATGACCCAGGCCGAAGTCACCAAAAAACAACGTATACTGCCAGTACTGCAAGAACGGGTTGATGCCCTTGATACCCTGCGTAAAAAAGAATACGGCTCTAAACTGCAATACCTGGAACTCCGACAAGAACTGATCGAAGAAGAGCAAGACCTGTTAGTCCAGCAAGCCCGTTATAAACAGCTGGAAGCCTCGATACAGTCCACCCAAAACCAAATCGATACCCTTATTTCCGAACAACGTAAAAACAACCTCACCCAGCTACAAGAAACCCAACTGCAAATCGCGGGTTTACAGCAAGAGCTGATCAAAGCGACTGAACGCAATCAACAACAAAAAATTACCGCGCCAATCAGTGGTCAAGTACAGCAACTGGCCGTACATACCATTGGTGGTGTGGTCACACCCGCACAACCGTTAATGGTGATCGTACCCGAACAAAGTGAAATGGAAGCCGAAGTCCTCATACTCAATAAAGACATTGGTTTTGTGCATGAAGGCCAAAAAGCCGAAGTGAAGATTGATACCTTTAACTTCACCAAATACGGTTTGATCGATGCAGAGATAATGACCATCTCAGATGACGCAATACAAGATGAAAACCTCGGTCTAGTCTACAGTGCAAGAATCAAACTACATCAAGATGGCCTGCAAGTAGAAGACCGATGGGTCAAACTAACGCCCGGTATGTCAGCCGTTAGTGAAATTAAGACCGGCAAGCGCCGACTGATAGAGTACTTTTTATCGCCGTTACTCAGGTATAAGCAAGAGAGTGTGAGGGAGCGGTAG